Sequence from the Candidatus Melainabacteria bacterium RIFOXYA2_FULL_32_9 genome:
TATAAGTCTCAGCCATACATTCATATAGGTTTTCTTCGCCAAAGGGCCACATTCCAGCTTTTCTATAATATGGGAGGTGGCTATGTAACATAAATACAAAAGAACCGATCGACATTTTCTTTCCTCCAAGTTTTTTGGATTTTTTCTGTTTTTGTTTGGACTACTATTTTTACTTACAAATAGAATTTACCACAAAAATAAAACAATGCGTACCTAAAAGTATATTTTTTTTGTTTTTTTTAGACATAAACTGAAATCTAGTTATTGTGAATCAAATTTATTATGTTTAATTTGTCTTTTAGACTATTGTTTGCCTCACAATTTTGTTTTATAAAGAGTATGTTTACTAAACTATCAGTTTAATATCTTTTTTAGATAAATCTGCTACTTCAAGAAAACCAAAAATATAAGAAAAAAGCAATATTAAGCATGTAGTAGAGCAAGAATTCTTAACTCAAATAAAAATTTCAGAGAATTAATATGAGTAAAATTATCAATAAAATTGACAAAAAAATAATTGTATCATGCCAAGCAAGTTCTGGAGAACCTTTTCATGAAAATAATTGCTTAATGGCAATGGTAAAGTCTGTTATCTCTGGGGGAGCCTTAGGACTTAGACTTGCCGGATCAAATGACATTAAAGAAGCAAGGAGGTTTACAGATTTACCAATCATTGGTATAACTAAACCTGATCCTTTGCCGGAAAATTGGAAAAACGTTGTTTATATCACAGTTGACTTTAATGATGCTAAGTCTATTGCTGAAGCAGGAGCAGATATAATAGCTTTAGATGGTACTTCAAGACAAAGACCTAAAGAAAATCTGGCTGAATTAATATACAGGATTAAGACTGAATTAAATTGTTTAGCTATGGCTGATGTATCAACCTTAGAAGAAGGGTTAATGTGCAAGCTTTTTGGAGTTGATATTATTTCTACAACCCTTTCCGGTTACACTACCTATACTTTAGATAAAAATAGTGATGAACCTGATTTCGAATTGTTAAAAAATTTGGTAAAGATGGCTGATTGTCCTATAATTTTAGAGGGAAGAGTTTGGACTCCTGAACACGTTAAAACTGCCTTTAATTTAGGAGCTCATGCTGTTGTAATAGGATCAGCAATTACAAGACCTCATTTAATAACAAAAAGATTTATCAATTTAAGTCTGGAATAACATAAAAATAGTTGAGGGTTTGACAAAAATGGATAATAGAGAGTCGATTTCAATAGGAATAGATATTGGCGGTACAAAAATTAGTGCAGCTGCTGTTAATAATGGTCAAATAATCAGTGAGGTTTTATCTTTTGGAACACCTAATAACATAGAAGGTATAGTAAATACTATTTTTGAAGCTATAGAAATACTAAAAGATCAATATAATGCTAAATTTGTTGGTATTGCTACAGCTGGAACAGTCAATCTAGACAATTCAAGGGTTACCGGTTCCACTGGTAATTTACCTAAAGGTTATAATACCATTGAGTTTAAGAAAATAATTGAAGAAAAATATGGTCTTAAAACACTTATTGAAAATGATGCTAATGCTGCAGGATATGCTGAGTATAAAATTGGCAACGCTAAAGGTGATAGAAATACTGTAGTTCTTACACTTGGAACTGGTATAGGTGGTGGAGTTATAGTAGATGGAAAACTTCTAAAGGGCAAATCCGGTGGTGCTGCTGAATGTGGTCATATTCCTATTATTTGGGGTAAGAAAAGATCTTGCACTTGTGGTGGCTGGGATTGCTGGGAAGCTTATGCTTCAGGCACTGGTTACGCAAAAAATGCTCAGGAAATGGCTAGAGAAATTCCTCCTGAAGAAAGAACGGGCTTATTAAAAGATAAAAATCCTGAAGATTTAACTACTTATGATATTATCGAAGGCTTAAGTGTCGGTGATTCTTTTGCTAAAAAAGTTCACGATCATTGGGAAGAATTGGTTGTTTTGGGATTAGTAGCTTATTCTAATATATTTGATCCTGATAGCATAATTCTTAGTGGTGGTATGGCTAAGTTTGTAACTTTTGAAAAAGTAGAAAAAGAATTAAATGAAAGAATTGTTGTCCCCTATGTAAAAGTTCTTCATGCTAAAGCTGAAAACTATGCAGGCATAATAGGTGCAGCTATTCTAGCTACTGAAAAGTTTGAATCTAACATATATATTTCATAAGAATATTTATTGATGGTATATATTTAAGTGATAATCTATCGCTGTCATCCCGAAGCATTAAGTAAGGTTAATATTTCAAGTATCATAGAGGTTCGGGATCTTTCCAGATATGCTAAGGACGCAATAAAAAATACTTACGCATTTTTTATTGCTCGATTATTTGCTGGTTATAAGAAGTGCCAAAGGCACATATATAAGTACACGTTGAAATAGTTTAAGGACTTTAATAGTGTGACTGAGTCACCTACAAAAATACCTATTGGATTTTTCATCAAAATCCATAAGTATTTTTTACGCTGTCCTTAATAAGTGTAAACTGGCAAGATGTTGACAAGATTATAACTTAGTATTGACGATTTATGCTTCAGCATGACAATCTCTTTAAGTTTTTACTACTACCAAATATTTTTATTCTTTTACCGCCATTAAAATTAGTCCGAAATTGTCTTTGAAATCGACAGGCTGTATTGTTATACTTCTGCCGTAATTTATATAGTCTTTGTTTGAAATAGGATTTTTCCAGCTTGTTTTATTCTCAAATGGCATTTCTGAAATATCAATATTTAAATCGTTATTCAAACCATTTCTTGTCATTATAACAATTACACAGTTAGAATCATTGATATATCTAGCATAAGCATATATTTTATTTTCGTTATCAACTAGTAATGTTAAAAGTGGAGCATTAATAAGGCAAGAATTATTATCTCGTAAGTCTATAAGGTCTTTATAGAGATTAAATATAGATGCTTCATTGTTATAATGTAATAAATCATCAAAAACATCCCACCTCATAGTAGCCCTGTTATCAGGATCACTACCTCCTAACATTCCAAGCTCATCTCCATAGTAAATAGTCGGAGCGCCAGGAAGCGTAAACTGCATAATTAATGCTGCTTTTAATTTTCTATCATCTTTTAATACTGTTCTAATTCTTCTCGTATCATGACTTGAAAACACGTTAAATTGTACCTGATCAGTTCCCCATGACATATATTCAATGTTTTTATGCAGATTTTTATCTAATTCTGAAACATTAATTTCTCCCTGACAAAATACTGCATCCGTTGCTTTGTTTAATATTTCTCCTGAATAGAAATTTAAAACAGCTTCTCTTACCGGATAATTCATAATAGCATCAAATCTTTCGGGTTTTGATTCTTCATTTCCATATAAATAGGTAGATCCGAGTATCCCGCCAGACCATATTTCCCCAACTACATAAATATCTTCGGGTTTCTTTCCTATTAATATTGCTTCCTCGCTAATTTCTTGCCTAAATTCTTTCCAGAATTGATGGGAATCTGCTATCACATCAGGAACATCAAGCCTAAAACCATCAACACCCAACTTTATCCATTTTCTTGAGGAGTCAAAAAGATGTCTTTTAAGGTTTTTATCCTTTGTATTTAGCTCAGGCAGTTCAAATAAACCTGCCCAGCATTTATAATTAGGATCATTATAGATATGGATTAGTTTATAATGAAGTTGGTTGTTTAAAATCTCCTCTACGTTTGCATTCTTGAACTTTTCAGGCTCTATTATCGGAAATTTATATTTTCCACACCAGACATTTATATAGCTTTCTTTTGTAGAATCATAATTTTCTTTTCTTGGATCATTCTCAATTACAATATTTTGAGGTTTATCATCAAGATAATTTTCTAAAACAGGTATTTTTATTCTTTCTCCCGGAAGATGTGGTAATTTTCTATACCAATGGAAATATTCTGATTTTTCACCTTTTTTTAGAACATCTTGAAAAGCATAATGATTTAATCCAGTATGGTTATAGACTAAATCAATTATTATCTTTGCTCCCTCATTGTGTAGAGCGTTTATTAAATCTATTAAATCTTCTTCACTTCCAAATTGTGGATCTATGGTTTCAAAATTCTCAGGCCAATATTTATGATTTGATGACAATGATTCATGAATAGGATTTAAGTATAAGGCTTTATTTTTAAGAGAACCGAATAAATTCTTGAAATAAGGAATTTTTTCTTTAATACCCTTTAAATCACCACCAAAATTATTGAAAAAATCAGGAGGTGAATCCCATGGAACTGTATTTGGTGGAATTATTGATTTATCTCCATTATAGAATCTATCTACCATTATTTGATACCAGGTGGCTTTTTGGGCCCAATCCGGCGTTGTAACTGTAGAATAAGATAGCAAGCTCATATCTGGAGTATACGTGTTTTTATTCAAAAAGAATTTGTAGAAACCTTTACCTTTAGGTACCTCAAATATACCAATCCATTTATTGGTTTTATCTTTTATTAATTTATATTTTTCTAATTTCTGGATCTCTTTTCCCCACTGATTAAATTCTCCAACAAGATAAACATCCTCTATTGATTGAGAATTATAACCAAATCTTTCAGGATAAAAATAAAAAATCTCTCTTACAAACTCTCTATGGATCATAAATAAACCTTTTATTTACTAACTCTCATTGTATTCTTATTATTCTAACCTCTTTGATCATTTTATAAAAAATCAGGATTAATATAAAGGGATATTGATCTTTTTATTCAACCTGAATTGCTAGACCAATAAAAAGCTTGATATAACTGAATTAAAATTCTCAAAAATTATATAGATTTGATAAAGAGCGAAGCGGGAGCTAAATAATCTCATTCTCAGCTTTTGCCCTTTATCCACCCTAAGGGTGGCAGGGGTGGGTTTTTGAGAATTTTGGCTAAAATTAATTGATTAGCAATTCAAGTTATTTTATCAATTTTTCCTTAATAAAAAACCTCCTAAAGGAGGTTTAACTTACTAGGAGTGGAAATTAGTTGGACTGAAGAGTTACTTTATTACTATAAATTATTAATCAAGATTTTCATTAAATTAAATCCTCAGTTGTAGGGTTAATTCCTACCCAGAGGGGTTATTATATATGCTAAGTTTTTTTATACAAAATCTAATAAATTGTTTTTAAAATTTTTATTTTCCAAGGAAATTTCCTGTTTTAACAAAAAATCTTATGTAAAAACGAGACAATAATTTTCCTAAAAATCCGTAAATTTCAATGTTTTTTAATAATATGGCTTTTTTAGGATCAGCTGTTGATACTAATAAATCGTCACTACTTTTTACTAAAATTTTCCCTGGTTTATGTACAGGTTTTTTAAGATCAATTATTTTACTCGAATTTATCATAAAAAACTGATCTTTATAGCGAGTATAGCATTTCATCCAGGGGTTTAAGCCTCTAATTTGATTGTATATTGAATCTGCAGAAGAATTCCAGTTTATTTTAGCATCATTTTCGGTTAATAGGGGGAAATAACTTGCTTTTTTTTCGTCTTGTTTTTGAGGTAAAAATCTGGCATTTTCAAGTCCTTCTAAAAGTTCTTTTATAGCTTCTTTAGCTGTATATGAGCACTTTGTTCTAAGACTTCCTCCTGTATCATCATTAGAAATGATAATTTCTTTTTGAAGAAGAATAGGTCCTTCATCTAATTTTTCATTAACAAGGTGAAAAGTTATGCCGGATTTGGTTTCGCCTTGTATTATAGTTGATGCATATGGATTACTTCCTCTGTGTTTTGGTAGTAAGGATGGATGGCAATTTATACAGGCTATTTTAGGCAAAATTATTGTATTTTTCTTTATAACTTCACCCCAAGATCCTATTATTATTACATCCGGCTGTAATTTTAACGCTTTTTTTATAAATTTTTCGCTGTTTATGCTTTCTGCCTCTATTTCAGATATTTTATTAGCCTTTATAAGTGAACTTAGCTGATCTGGCCAAAAAATATTTTTTAAAAAGAAAAGCAATTTATTAGATTTGGTTTTTTCCCAGCGCAAAATTCCTACCAGCTCATGTTTTGATTCAAGTACTCCTAACATAAGCGATGAAGCTAATTCACCATAACCAACCAATATAACTCTTAGCATTATACTTACCCATAAATCGATATCTAATTTTAATTTTACACCTCTCTTCTTAAAATTTAAAAATTTGGTGATAATATCACCTAACTTAAGTTAACACTTGATGTCTTTATAGCCGATAGACTTAAATTAAAGTTATCTGTTAACGTTGGAGCACTACTATAATTTTAAGAAGAGTTTGTTTTATATTAATAGGCAATAAAGTTTTTTCTTGGTATATTATATTTAGAATACATAGATAATCTTCTTAATTTACAATCTAATATCAAATAATAGGAGAAAGATAATGGAACAAATTACAAAAATAGCTTCTGACTTAAACGAAAAAACAGATAGCAGATATAAACTTGTTTATGAAATAGCTGAATTAGCGAAAAAACTTGTTGATGAATCAAATCAGAAAAAATATCAAGAAGATTTTGGTTATGAAATTGAGCCATCATACAACGCTTCAATCAAAAAAGAAAAGCCTGTTCAACATGCCATTATGGTAAAAGCCAGTGAATCAGACGATAGTGGTCTTGTAGGATAAAATATTAGGATTTCAAATAATAAATACAGGATAAAATTATCCTGTATTTATTATTTACTAGATAATTCAGATGCTACTTTTGCTGTTTCCTGAACGGTTTTTGAAAGAGCAGCTCTTATTTTACTGTCTTCCATAACAGCTAAACCTGCTATTGTACAACCTCCGGGGGTTGTTACTTCATCTTTTAGAACAGATGGGTGTTTTTCTGTTTCAAGTACCATTTTTGCAGCGCCAAGAGCTGTTTGAGCAGCAAGTTCTATTGCTATTTTTTTAGGAAGCCCTAATTTTACACCGCCGTCAGCTAGAGCTTCAATTATTAGATAAATAAAAGCCGGACCACTTCCGCTTATTCCGGTTACTGCATTCATATATTTCTCTTGAACTTCTATACATCTTCCTATGTTTGAAAAGATTCTTTTTACTAGTTCTATCTGGTTATCGGTTACATATTTACCTCTGGATATAGCTGACATTCCTTCTCCTACAACAGCAGGAGTATTAGGCATAATTCTAACAACAGGAACTTCTTTTTCTAAAATATTCTCTATAAAATCAGTACTTATTCCAGCAGCTATAGAAATTATTATTTTTTCTTTAGTTAAATCTTCTTTAATTTCCTCTAAAACATTCTTTATAATGAAGGGTTTTGTGCTCAAAATGATAACATCTGATGTTTTTATAAGATCTTTGTTGTTTGATATAACTTCTATTCCTAACTCTCCAGATACTTTTTTTGCTATTTCTTCTGTTATTTCAGACGCGGTTAAATTATTCTCAGGTACAAACTTTGATTTAATTAAGCCACTAATAATGGCTTTTCCCATAACTCCAGCACCGATAAAACCTATTTTTATATTTTCCAGCATTTATTTTTCCTTACCTTTCCAATTGAAAACATTTTATTTGTTTATTCAAATTTTTTCAATAAAAGTTTGAGTAGAGGTACAACGTAAACTAAGGAGGTAACAAAAAATACTTACGCATAAAGTGATATTGTCATTGCGAGGAGGGCTGAAAGCCCGACGTGGCAATCCAAATTATAGCATTATTTAATGGATTGCTTCGCTTCGCTCGCAATGACAGATTTGCGTTTTAAAATACGCAATATTTTTTTGTTTGTTCCTTAATAGCTTTAAATTAAGTCTGACTGTTTCAAAGGCTTTAGTCTATATCTTAAGTTAGGTAATAAATATTACCAAAGTTTGAAAATTGACATTAAAAAGACCACCTTTGGGGCAGTCTTTTTAATAGGGGTAAATAGGGCTATGCTCTCTCTGGGAATTAATGCTTTATTTTATGCATTAAATACTTAAGCTGTTTCTGGAAGACCCATTCCTTTGTATCTGGTTCTAACTGATTCATCTATTTGTGCGACTTCGTTTGCATCATCAAATTCACCTTTTCCTAGGTAATCTAAGAAATCTTCTGCTATTTGTTCACATTGCATTTCTTGTTTTAGGGAGTTAGTTGTGTTTAATGAGTAATGGTTAAGTTCGTGAATTAGTGTAGAGGCTATTTCTTCTACTGATCTTTGATCCATGTTTTTATTATTTAATTGAATAGTATTATCTTCTTGCATTCCTAGTGCCATAGCTGGAAGATCTGCGCCCATTATTTGAAGTTTTGGATCTTGTAACGCTTGCATTAATTTTAAATTTCCTGTTTTTTGTACGTAGTCTTTAACTAATTGCATTGCTTGTGAAAGTTTTCCTGTTTTATCACCTTGAACTTGTTTATCTCCACCTAGTGTTGGTGTTGTTGGATTTGTTGCTGGTGGAGTTAATGCTCCTTGTGTAGCGGTTGGTGCTGCTGCAGGATTGTTTTGAATTTGATTTTTAGCTGCTAAATTACTTACTAAAGTCATTAATGTTTGAATGAATGATTTTAATGTTTCATTAGTATCTAATGCTGGAGCTTGTGTATCAAATTTTGAAAAATCATTAGAAAAAGATTGAGGCTTCGAATCATTCTTCAAAGCCTCAAATATACTTATGTCGTTTTTATTTCCTTGCCCTTGTGGTGTTCCTTGAACAGGATTTCCACCTAAACTAAAGTTTTTATTTAATAGTAAATCCATATTTCCTATAGTATTTTTACAGTTAATCATATACTCTCCCCCTTTTTGATTTTATAATGATTAATTGTTTTTTAATATATATATTATATAAAGTATATATTTTAGAAATAATTGCTAGTTTTTCATGATATTTGTAATATTTATTTAGAATTAAAACATGTTAAATATAGTCAAATTGCATGTTTTGTTTGTTATATAATGAGGAGAGCCAGGGAAAATGATTTATTACATGAATTAAGTCCTAATATACAAATTATAATCTTCATTGGGATAATCAATGATATGATAATGTAGTTAAGTTCCCAAAAAAATTTTTTTTATGTATGATAATTTAGTGTTATACTCAAAAACATGTTTGTAAAAACCTTAAATTGGAAAATCAATAAACAAAACGAAATATAAAAGGAGTTCAAGAAATGAGACGCACACTCGAAGGAACAAAGAGAAAAAGACAACGTAAAAGCGGTTTTTTAGAAAGAATGAGCACCCCAAACGGCCGAAATGTACTTAACAGAAGAAGAGCTAAAGGGCGCCATAAAATAGCAATCGTGGCTAAAAATAGGGCATAAAGGTGTTACCGGAGCCTGAAAGACTTAGAAAAAGTAGTGAATTTGGTTATACTTACAATCTTAAAAGATCTGTAGCAACTTCACTACTTATTTTATATACAGGAAAATTAAAAAATTCTTTAGAAACATCTCCCAGAGTAGGCTTTGTTGTTGGAAAAAAAGTTCATAAAAGAGCTAATAAAAGAAATTATATTAAACGGTTAATGAGAGAAGCTTATAGAAATATAAAAAAGACTACAAAAATTCCTATAAATCAGTGGGAAACATTAATTTTTATAGCAAGGCCAAATATTCTTGAAGTTGATTACAAAGAAGTATATGATAATATTGTAGAGTGCTTAAGGAAAGCTAATAAACGGTATGGAAATCCAGATTTGATGGGAAATTAAATATTTTATTTTATTTAAATTTAAACGGCTCTAGTTATAAAAACAAAAAAAATGAAAAAAATAGCAATTTTATTAATAAAAATTTATCAGAAAGTCTCAAAATATACTCCTCGTGTATGCAGATTTTATCCATCTTGTTCTGAATACACAAAACAAGCCATTATTAAATACGGCTTTTTAAAAGGGTGCTCTCTTGGTATATTAAGAATAATAAAATGCCATCCATTAAATCCGGGTGGTTTTGATCCGGTTCCATAAGTATATTAATTTGTAATGAGGTTATAATAGTGGATTTTACAACGATTACAGTAGAAATATTAAAAGGTTTAAGTCAAATA
This genomic interval carries:
- a CDS encoding membrane protein insertion efficiency factor YidD, giving the protein MKKIAILLIKIYQKVSKYTPRVCRFYPSCSEYTKQAIIKYGFLKGCSLGILRIIKCHPLNPGGFDPVP
- a CDS encoding ribonuclease P protein component, which encodes MLPEPERLRKSSEFGYTYNLKRSVATSLLILYTGKLKNSLETSPRVGFVVGKKVHKRANKRNYIKRLMREAYRNIKKTTKIPINQWETLIFIARPNILEVDYKEVYDNIVECLRKANKRYGNPDLMGN
- a CDS encoding pyrroline-5-carboxylate reductase — protein: MLENIKIGFIGAGVMGKAIISGLIKSKFVPENNLTASEITEEIAKKVSGELGIEVISNNKDLIKTSDVIILSTKPFIIKNVLEEIKEDLTKEKIIISIAAGISTDFIENILEKEVPVVRIMPNTPAVVGEGMSAISRGKYVTDNQIELVKRIFSNIGRCIEVQEKYMNAVTGISGSGPAFIYLIIEALADGGVKLGLPKKIAIELAAQTALGAAKMVLETEKHPSVLKDEVTTPGGCTIAGLAVMEDSKIRAALSKTVQETAKVASELSSK
- a CDS encoding 50S ribosomal protein L34, encoding MRRTLEGTKRKRQRKSGFLERMSTPNGRNVLNRRRAKGRHKIAIVAKNRA